In one window of Ferriphaselus amnicola DNA:
- a CDS encoding helix-turn-helix transcriptional regulator — MQQKVRHLTQGELAERWNCSEASLERWRCEGIGPVFMKLNGRVLYRIEDIEAYEAQCMRSSTSQPLTAGGAA; from the coding sequence ATGCAACAAAAAGTCCGACACCTGACACAAGGTGAACTGGCTGAACGCTGGAACTGCAGCGAAGCCTCCCTAGAACGCTGGCGCTGTGAAGGCATAGGCCCGGTTTTCATGAAACTCAATGGGCGCGTGCTGTACCGCATCGAGGACATCGAAGCCTACGAAGCCCAGTGTATGCGCTCCAGCACCTCTCAACCTCTGACCGCAGGAGGTGCAGCATGA
- a CDS encoding ATP-binding protein: protein MSLPIISADQRRAEKRGVKMALLGKSGIGKTSQLKTLGTDITLFIDLEAGDLAVAEWSGDTIRPRTWPEFRDLVVFLAGPNPALPADQPFSQAHFDHVCQIYGDPAQLDKYETYFCDSITALSRLCFTWAKAQPAAYSERTGKPDSRGAYGLLGQEMITALTHLQHARGKNVVFVAILDEKIDDFNRKVFMPQIEGSKTALELPGIVDEVVTLAELKADDGSSYRAFVCHTLNPWGFPAKDRSGRLSMQEEPHLGRLIAKCAATTTPQSDKE, encoded by the coding sequence ATGAGCCTGCCCATCATTTCCGCCGACCAGCGCCGCGCCGAAAAGCGTGGCGTGAAGATGGCCCTGCTCGGCAAGAGCGGCATCGGCAAGACCTCCCAACTCAAAACGTTGGGCACCGACATCACGCTGTTCATCGATCTGGAGGCAGGCGACCTGGCCGTGGCCGAATGGTCGGGCGATACCATCCGTCCACGCACCTGGCCAGAGTTCCGTGATCTGGTGGTGTTTCTCGCCGGTCCCAATCCAGCATTGCCCGCCGACCAGCCGTTCTCGCAGGCGCACTTCGACCATGTCTGCCAGATCTACGGCGACCCGGCACAACTCGACAAGTACGAAACCTACTTCTGCGATTCGATCACGGCGCTGTCCCGGCTGTGTTTCACCTGGGCCAAGGCACAACCTGCCGCGTATTCCGAGCGCACCGGCAAGCCGGACAGCCGGGGTGCATACGGATTGCTCGGACAGGAAATGATCACCGCACTCACCCACCTGCAGCACGCACGCGGCAAGAACGTGGTGTTCGTCGCCATCCTCGACGAGAAGATCGACGACTTCAACCGCAAGGTGTTCATGCCGCAGATCGAGGGTTCCAAGACCGCACTCGAACTGCCCGGCATCGTCGATGAGGTCGTGACGCTCGCCGAACTCAAAGCGGATGACGGCAGCAGTTATCGCGCCTTCGTCTGCCACACGCTCAATCCATGGGGCTTCCCTGCCAAGGACCGGTCTGGCCGTCTGTCCATGCAGGAAGAACCGCATCTCGGACGACTGATCGCCAAGTGCGCAGCCACCACCACACCTCAATCTGACAAGGAGTAA
- a CDS encoding DUF6511 domain-containing protein, with product MKCWICSREARGFGITDTRYAIGDARRYPVRWVFCSKRCQDAFHRFYSVRVEAERKDEELPMIDATEFEQAAIRGCLKAFGSAAGEIGYAKPLGDYTEADALRVVDSIVTCFVNAMADRYGSTGFNFPPVRGLAEVVQDPFSDLKNDLPWEEGTAQKGGV from the coding sequence GTGAAATGCTGGATTTGTTCACGAGAGGCGCGTGGCTTTGGGATCACCGACACGCGCTATGCCATCGGCGATGCAAGACGCTATCCGGTGCGATGGGTGTTCTGTTCAAAGCGCTGTCAGGATGCATTTCATCGGTTCTACAGCGTGCGCGTCGAGGCAGAACGCAAGGACGAGGAGCTGCCCATGATTGATGCGACTGAATTCGAGCAGGCCGCCATTCGCGGATGCCTCAAGGCGTTCGGCAGCGCAGCGGGCGAGATCGGTTACGCCAAACCGCTGGGCGACTACACCGAAGCAGATGCCTTGCGGGTGGTTGATTCCATCGTCACCTGTTTCGTCAATGCAATGGCCGATCGCTACGGGTCAACCGGCTTCAACTTCCCACCCGTTCGCGGGTTGGCTGAAGTAGTGCAGGACCCGTTCAGTGATCTAAAAAACGACCTGCCGTGGGAAGAAGGTACGGCACAGAAAGGCGGTGTGTGA